A window of Argopecten irradians isolate NY chromosome 1, Ai_NY, whole genome shotgun sequence contains these coding sequences:
- the LOC138331058 gene encoding uncharacterized protein, whose amino-acid sequence MNMLGTLDTDQKRDWKRFLGPLTFAYNSTRHDTTGYSPFQLMFGRQPRLPIDLIFGLGNTGTARKAPEYVKDLRKRMSRSFEIANRKARDAQQRQKATYDLKARHAVLDIGDRVLVKILAFEGRHKLSNRWESSVYVVVGQDNPDIPVYQVRKEDGGGKIRTLHRNHLLPVGSLPTEKPTEVEVARPCPAPRTRRTPSQRCEPAVESVTDRQLSVDSEDDSDDMGEDVVTYIPRPPIVVRDSSGSDSAQSDADEPVDDDAEAEVSPVDVAVPLVDPEPLVRQRAESPDHASSPRRSTRERKPPSWLQSGDFVCRQACLQPVAAQSEWERKASFLLDITARNVFSSMPDIARDTLLHILKS is encoded by the coding sequence ATGAACATGTTGGGAACATTAGATACTGACCAGAAGAGAGACTGGAAGCGATTCCTTGGGCCATTGACCTTCGCGTACAACTCGACTCGACACGACACCACAGGATACTCCCCGTTCCAGCTGATGTTTGGCCGCCAGCCCCGGTTGCCCATTGATCTTATTTTTGGATTAGGGAATACTGGCACGGCACGCAAAGCGCCGGAGTACGTTAAAGATTTGCGGAAGCGGATGAGTCGTTCCTTTGAGATAGCTAATCGGAAAGCAAGGGATGCGCAACAGCGACAGAAGGCTACCTACGATCTGAAAGCTCGACATGCTGTTTTAGATATTGGTGATCGCGTTCTTGTAAAGATACTTGCTTTTGAGGGGCGACACAAACTTTCCAATCGATGGGAATCATCCGTTTATGTTGTCGTAGGACAGGATAACCCAGACATTCCCGTCTACCAGGTTAGGAAGGAGGATGGAGGAGGAAAGATTAGGACGCTACATAGGAACCACCTGCTTCCGGTTGGGTCCTTGCCTACGGAGAAACCAACGGAGGTGGAAGTTGCTCGGCCGTGTCCAGCACCACGGACGCGGAGGACGCCGAGCCAGAGGTGTGAACCAGCTGTGGAATCAGTCACTGATCGCCAGTTATCGGTTGATAGTGAGGATGATTCGGATGATATGGGAGAGGATGTTGTTACCTACATCCCGAGGCCGCCCATTGTTGTGAGAGATTCATCAGGGTCAGATTCTGCGCAGAGTGACGCAGATGAACCCGTAGATGATGATGCGGAAGCTGAAGTTTCACCTGTGGATGTAGCTGTACCCCTTGTCGATCCAGAGCCACTTGTTCGTCAACGTGCTGAATCACCAGATCATGCTTCATCACCCAGACGATCTACTCGGGAGAGGAAGCCACCATCTTGGTTGCAATCTGGTGATTTTGTTTGTAGGCAGGCATGTCTTCAACCTGTTGCCGCTCAGTCTGAGTGGGAAAGGAAAGCTTCGTTTTTACTGGACATTACCGCTCGGAATGTGTTCAGTAGTATGCCAGACATTGCCAGAGACACTCTTTTACACATTCTCAAGTCATAG